A window of Christiangramia forsetii KT0803 contains these coding sequences:
- a CDS encoding polyprenyl synthetase family protein has protein sequence MLAISQYREAIIDYLHEKIKVKEPANLYEPMVYILEQGGKRLRPVLVLMATEIFDCNYKKALDAALAIEIFHNFSLVHDDIMDDAPLRRGKETVHEKWDINTGILSGDAMLINAYQLFESYEGDTFKELSKLFTKTAIEVCEGQQYDIDFETRDNVSIENYLKMIEYKTAVLVGASLQMGAIVAQTSTACKEAIYQYGRLLGIAFQLQDDYLDAFGDPETFGKQLGGDIIENKKTFLYLKTLELATRNEALQLEHLYSISPIENSGKIEAVKSLFESSGAAELTRKEIQVYTDKAFKILEKIQLPEEKKGPLRNFGEMLMERQV, from the coding sequence ATGCTTGCCATTTCCCAGTATAGAGAAGCGATTATAGATTATCTACATGAAAAGATTAAGGTCAAAGAACCTGCTAATTTGTATGAGCCGATGGTTTATATTCTTGAACAGGGAGGGAAGAGATTAAGACCTGTTTTGGTGCTTATGGCCACAGAAATTTTTGATTGTAATTATAAAAAGGCGCTGGATGCTGCTTTAGCAATTGAAATATTCCACAATTTTTCACTGGTGCACGACGATATTATGGATGATGCTCCTTTAAGAAGAGGGAAGGAAACTGTTCATGAAAAATGGGATATTAATACAGGAATACTTTCTGGAGATGCAATGCTTATAAATGCTTATCAATTATTTGAAAGCTACGAAGGGGATACATTTAAAGAGTTGTCAAAATTATTTACTAAAACAGCCATTGAGGTTTGTGAAGGGCAACAATACGATATCGATTTTGAGACACGAGATAATGTGAGTATAGAAAATTATCTCAAAATGATAGAGTATAAAACCGCAGTTTTGGTAGGTGCTTCCCTGCAAATGGGAGCTATCGTAGCTCAAACTTCTACAGCATGTAAAGAAGCAATTTACCAGTATGGAAGATTATTGGGAATTGCTTTCCAGCTTCAGGATGACTATCTGGATGCCTTTGGAGATCCTGAAACTTTCGGAAAACAGTTGGGAGGGGATATTATTGAAAATAAAAAGACCTTCTTATATTTAAAAACTCTTGAACTGGCTACCAGGAATGAGGCGTTACAATTAGAACATTTGTATTCTATTTCTCCTATTGAAAATTCAGGGAAAATTGAGGCAGTAAAGTCACTTTTCGAAAGTAGTGGCGCTGCAGAACTTACCAGGAAAGAAATTCAGGTCTATACTGATAAGGCTTTTAAAATTCTGGAAAAAATTCAGTTACCAGAAGAAAAGAAAGGTCCGCTTCGCAATTTTGGAGAAATGCTCATGGAGCGTCAGGTTTAA
- a CDS encoding TetR/AcrR family transcriptional regulator, with product MQEKILNTATEMFLQYGFKSVTMDDIAEKLGISKKTIYAHYSTKNKLVQAAGSHLLQSISEGINKVRSRNLNPVIENFEIKRFVNQHLKGEKTSPHFQLKKYYPKIFNKLIEEQFNVLENCVEDNISRGIELGYYRKQIHIPFVCRIHFVGMMGIKDKEMFPLEEFSEGDLTEEFLNYHLRAICTEKGIKTLEEFKATS from the coding sequence GTGCAGGAAAAAATATTAAATACCGCTACCGAGATGTTTCTCCAATATGGTTTTAAAAGTGTAACCATGGATGATATTGCCGAAAAACTGGGAATATCTAAGAAAACTATCTATGCGCATTATTCCACGAAAAATAAATTGGTGCAGGCCGCCGGGTCGCATTTACTGCAAAGTATTTCTGAAGGAATTAATAAGGTAAGATCAAGAAACCTCAATCCGGTGATTGAGAATTTTGAAATTAAACGCTTCGTGAATCAGCATCTGAAAGGAGAGAAAACTTCTCCCCATTTTCAATTAAAAAAATACTACCCCAAGATCTTCAACAAACTTATAGAAGAACAATTTAATGTTTTGGAGAATTGTGTTGAAGACAATATTTCTCGCGGAATAGAACTCGGTTATTACAGAAAACAAATTCATATTCCTTTTGTATGCAGAATACATTTTGTGGGAATGATGGGAATTAAGGATAAAGAAATGTTCCCTCTGGAAGAATTTAGTGAAGGGGATTTAACAGAAGAATTTCTGAATTATCACCTTCGGGCAATATGTACAGAAAAAGGAATTAAAACTTTAGAAGAATTTAAAGCAACCTCATGA
- a CDS encoding TolC family protein, producing MRISFRKRFLLILIAAMGGIMAVNAQDSISNQDYSFSLEEAIRYGLENSYNSQTASKDVAIALKQKWEIISQGLPQISANAEYRNNLVQPVTLLPGAIAGGEPGTFVPVTFGTKQNLTATATWNQLIFDGSYIVGIQSSKTLLQITENAKIKTDLEVKKAITDAYGNVLLAEENIEILKNNLKTVQKNLDDTQVIFENGLAEEEEVEQLKITQLGLQANLNNAVRMEDIAYDMLKVTMGIPVENPIQVEDELDQLSMENFDLLLLSKEINVEENIDYRIAEDQANSAEIEVKLEKSKALPTLSAFVNYGAQGNSDDFTFFTNNQTYFDQSILGLSLNVPIFSSGMRSARTAQKELAYEQSLLELEQTKNQVKLNIQTAKNDYSFSLENYENKKQNLNLAERIENKNQIKFFEGLATSFELSEAQRQLYQAQQEYLQAMLDVITQKAKLENLLDTTTYSENYDN from the coding sequence ATGAGAATATCATTTAGAAAACGATTTCTATTAATACTAATAGCGGCCATGGGTGGTATTATGGCTGTAAATGCCCAGGATAGTATCTCAAATCAAGACTATAGTTTTAGTCTGGAAGAAGCTATTAGATACGGACTGGAAAACTCCTATAATTCTCAAACCGCCAGCAAAGATGTTGCTATCGCATTAAAACAGAAGTGGGAAATTATATCCCAGGGACTTCCACAAATTAGCGCCAATGCAGAATATAGAAATAATCTGGTACAACCTGTTACCCTGTTGCCTGGAGCAATAGCCGGAGGGGAACCCGGAACATTCGTTCCTGTTACTTTTGGTACCAAGCAAAACCTCACCGCTACAGCTACCTGGAACCAATTAATTTTTGATGGCTCCTATATTGTTGGTATTCAGTCTTCCAAAACCTTGCTTCAAATTACTGAAAACGCAAAAATAAAAACAGACTTAGAGGTAAAGAAAGCCATTACCGACGCTTATGGTAATGTATTGTTAGCAGAAGAAAATATTGAGATCTTAAAAAACAACCTAAAGACAGTTCAAAAAAATCTTGATGACACTCAAGTAATTTTCGAAAATGGCCTTGCTGAAGAAGAAGAAGTAGAGCAACTTAAAATTACCCAGTTAGGTTTACAGGCTAATCTCAATAATGCTGTGCGTATGGAAGATATTGCCTATGATATGCTGAAAGTAACTATGGGTATCCCGGTAGAAAATCCAATACAGGTAGAAGATGAGCTCGATCAATTAAGTATGGAAAATTTTGATCTTTTACTGCTTTCTAAAGAAATAAATGTAGAAGAAAATATAGATTATCGAATTGCTGAAGATCAGGCGAACAGCGCCGAGATTGAGGTTAAGTTAGAGAAAAGTAAGGCACTTCCAACACTTTCAGCATTTGTAAATTATGGTGCACAGGGAAACAGTGATGATTTCACTTTTTTCACCAATAACCAAACATATTTTGATCAGTCTATATTAGGGCTTAGCTTAAACGTTCCTATTTTCAGTAGCGGGATGCGAAGTGCCAGAACTGCACAAAAAGAACTGGCTTATGAGCAATCTTTATTAGAGTTGGAACAGACGAAAAACCAGGTTAAACTTAATATTCAAACAGCTAAAAATGATTATAGCTTCAGTCTTGAAAATTATGAAAACAAAAAACAAAATTTAAATCTTGCTGAACGCATTGAAAATAAAAATCAAATTAAATTTTTTGAAGGTCTGGCAACCAGCTTTGAGTTAAGTGAAGCGCAACGCCAATTATACCAGGCACAACAGGAGTACCTGCAAGCCATGCTGGATGTAATTACCCAAAAAGCCAAATTGGAAAATCTGTTAGACACTACCACCTATTCTGAAAATTATGACAATTAA
- a CDS encoding efflux RND transporter periplasmic adaptor subunit: protein MKKFLFILTTSLILSSCGGNDKSVDALIEDGDLSAIKERKTALSTQQRELKSEIEKLNSYIQKKEKKQAAVLVSTQKLNDSIFKHFVEVQGNVETDKNIILYPEYSGVLTEVYVNEGQQVSKGQRLAKIDDGGLSSQVAQQETQTALAKTTFERRKRLWDQKIGSEIQFLEAKANYEASLDATNQLKSQLGKTIIKAPFSGVIDNVIAEQGQVVNQGQTEVIRLVNLSDMYVKASLPENYLNNIKVGTEVSINLASIGQEFKGTVRQVGNYINPDNRTFDVEIDIPNKNGQVKPNLIATVKVNDYTSEGAITIPENILQENSEGETIAYIYEVKSDSTGVAKRVVLEIGLNYGNEIEVKSGLNDGDVVIIEGAKSVRDGQLVTTKN, encoded by the coding sequence ATGAAAAAGTTTCTATTTATACTTACCACATCACTTATTCTAAGCTCTTGCGGAGGTAACGATAAATCTGTAGACGCCCTAATTGAAGATGGTGATCTTAGCGCAATTAAAGAAAGAAAAACAGCCTTAAGTACTCAGCAAAGAGAATTAAAGTCTGAAATTGAGAAATTAAACAGCTACATTCAGAAAAAGGAAAAAAAGCAGGCTGCAGTATTAGTTTCTACTCAAAAATTGAATGATTCTATTTTCAAACATTTTGTGGAAGTTCAGGGTAATGTAGAAACCGATAAGAATATTATTCTTTATCCTGAATACTCCGGAGTTCTTACCGAGGTATATGTAAACGAGGGGCAGCAGGTATCCAAGGGACAGCGACTGGCGAAAATTGATGATGGAGGTCTTAGCAGTCAGGTTGCCCAGCAGGAAACGCAAACCGCTCTGGCTAAAACCACTTTTGAAAGACGTAAGCGTTTATGGGATCAAAAAATAGGTTCAGAGATCCAATTTCTGGAAGCGAAAGCCAATTATGAAGCTTCCCTGGATGCTACCAATCAGCTAAAATCACAATTAGGGAAAACCATTATTAAAGCTCCTTTTAGCGGGGTAATAGATAATGTAATTGCTGAACAGGGCCAGGTGGTAAATCAAGGGCAAACGGAAGTTATTAGGCTGGTCAACCTTAGCGATATGTATGTAAAGGCATCTTTACCAGAAAACTACTTAAACAATATAAAAGTTGGAACAGAAGTGAGTATAAACCTTGCTTCCATTGGTCAGGAATTTAAGGGCACCGTACGCCAGGTTGGGAATTATATAAATCCTGATAACAGAACCTTTGATGTAGAGATCGATATTCCAAATAAAAACGGCCAGGTAAAACCAAACCTAATCGCCACGGTAAAAGTGAATGATTATACCAGTGAAGGCGCTATTACCATTCCGGAAAACATTCTTCAGGAGAATTCTGAAGGAGAAACTATTGCCTATATATATGAAGTAAAAAGTGATTCTACCGGAGTTGCGAAAAGAGTCGTTTTAGAAATCGGACTGAATTACGGTAACGAGATCGAAGTGAAAAGTGGATTGAATGATGGTGACGTTGTTATTATTGAAGGCGCCAAAAGTGTACGTGACGGACAACTTGTTACTACCAAAAATTAG
- a CDS encoding efflux RND transporter permease subunit, translated as MGKNTYKEFSISSWAIENKMTVYVIISIILFLGVYSYYTMPRESFPEIIETKIYVSSINPGNSAEDVEKFITEPLEEEFNNIGGVREISSTTLQDYSMVIIEFEEDVEIPTAKQRVKDKVDQVKAETTWPTLDNGAKVEPNVFDLNLSEEQPILNINLTGNYPIQQLKDYAEYLQDKIELLPPIKEATIRGVEDQEVEIAVDVYKMTASQVSFNDIINAVRGENNTISGGNVISNGVQKNIRILGEIENPKELRNVVVKTDGGNIFLKDIATINFKDQDPTTYAREYGNPVVMLDVKKRAGKNMIAAVENIKEIVKEEQENYLPDDLNISLTNDQSIKTQNQVDDLVNNIIFGVILVVLVLMFFLGFRNALFVGFAIPLSMLMSLFILSSLGFTMNTMVLFGLVMGLGMLVDNGIVVVENVYSLMSQGMPRMKAAKQGMGEIAWPIIASTATTLAAFFPLGLWPGLIGKFMIYFPITLSVVLGSSLFVALIINSMLTSKFMKTEEESLTKKKLIRWSLILAGVGIVLLITGYILDVAGLRGIGNLSILAAIMLWVYKYFLAGAVDYFQFKALKRLENLYEGFLKYALKGRKAYVFFFGTFGILILSFFLVAVAQPDVLFFPENEPNQIITYIEYPQGTDIKKTNELTRKIEERVYDAIEKYQDDDGYNYMVESAISQVGQGAGNPQTDAGQANEMPHKGKITLSMREFQKRRGVKSSAVLAEVRDAVKGFPGASIIVEKDAAGPPTGYPINIELSGDNYEDMLREAESMRNFIEGLNIAGIEELKIDVNKSKPEMDVQVDRGKAGQLGISTSTIGQTLRRSIYGEEISTYKEGDDDYPINVRFADKYRYDESAIFNQPVTFRNNNGKLIQVPISSLITKSNTSSFSSIKRKDLKRIITVYSNVLGGYNPTEIVNELKDELQNYETPSGINYSFTGEQEEQADNMSFLLMALFYAMGGILLILVAQFNSISKPIIILMAIVLSLAGVFLGLVIFGMDFVVIMTMMGIISLAGIVVNNAIVLIDYTQILIDRRKEEKGMEEDEYLSRKEYFELVAAGGRSRLRPVLLTAITTVLGLIPLAVGLNIDFFGLFTDYDPGIYIGGDNVIFWGPLAWTVIFGLIFATFLTLVIIPIMFYLVNRAKIKFREKRESRNRKKEEEKRKEKELANA; from the coding sequence ATGGGCAAGAATACTTATAAAGAATTTAGCATATCATCCTGGGCGATCGAGAATAAAATGACGGTATATGTAATTATATCCATCATTCTATTTTTAGGAGTTTACTCCTATTACACGATGCCCAGAGAATCTTTTCCTGAAATTATAGAAACTAAAATTTATGTGAGTTCTATAAATCCAGGGAACTCAGCTGAAGACGTAGAGAAATTTATTACCGAACCGCTGGAAGAAGAATTCAACAATATTGGTGGAGTACGGGAAATCAGTTCCACTACCCTTCAGGATTATTCTATGGTGATTATAGAATTTGAGGAGGATGTAGAAATTCCTACTGCCAAGCAACGGGTAAAAGATAAAGTAGACCAGGTAAAAGCTGAAACCACCTGGCCTACGCTGGATAACGGAGCTAAGGTAGAACCCAATGTATTTGACCTTAACCTTTCAGAAGAGCAACCTATTCTGAATATTAACCTTACCGGAAACTATCCTATTCAGCAACTAAAAGATTACGCAGAATATCTTCAGGATAAAATTGAATTGCTTCCCCCTATTAAAGAAGCAACCATTAGGGGAGTGGAAGATCAGGAAGTAGAGATTGCCGTAGATGTCTATAAAATGACCGCCTCCCAGGTAAGCTTCAACGACATTATAAATGCCGTACGTGGTGAGAACAATACCATTTCCGGAGGTAATGTTATAAGTAATGGTGTTCAGAAAAACATTCGAATTCTAGGCGAAATAGAAAACCCAAAAGAGCTTAGAAACGTAGTGGTGAAAACCGATGGCGGTAATATTTTTCTTAAAGACATTGCCACCATTAATTTTAAAGATCAGGATCCAACCACGTATGCCAGGGAGTACGGTAATCCCGTAGTAATGCTGGATGTAAAAAAACGTGCCGGTAAAAATATGATCGCCGCCGTAGAAAACATTAAGGAAATTGTAAAAGAAGAGCAGGAGAATTATTTGCCGGATGATCTTAATATTTCCCTGACCAATGACCAGTCTATTAAAACCCAGAACCAGGTAGACGACCTGGTAAATAATATCATTTTTGGGGTAATCCTGGTAGTATTAGTACTGATGTTTTTCCTGGGCTTTAGGAATGCATTATTCGTGGGATTTGCTATTCCGCTTTCCATGCTTATGTCGCTATTCATCCTATCCTCATTAGGCTTTACCATGAACACCATGGTACTTTTTGGTCTGGTAATGGGACTTGGAATGCTGGTAGATAATGGAATTGTGGTGGTAGAGAATGTATATTCCCTGATGAGCCAGGGGATGCCGCGTATGAAAGCTGCCAAACAGGGTATGGGTGAAATCGCCTGGCCCATTATTGCTTCCACGGCAACCACGCTGGCAGCCTTCTTTCCTTTAGGCTTATGGCCCGGATTAATTGGAAAATTCATGATTTATTTTCCGATAACCCTTTCAGTGGTATTAGGATCTTCCTTATTCGTGGCCCTAATCATCAATTCCATGCTTACTTCCAAATTCATGAAAACTGAAGAGGAGTCATTAACCAAGAAAAAACTTATACGTTGGAGTTTAATCCTTGCAGGTGTTGGGATCGTATTACTTATTACAGGATACATATTAGATGTAGCGGGACTTCGAGGAATAGGAAATTTGAGTATTCTTGCTGCAATCATGCTGTGGGTTTATAAGTATTTCCTTGCAGGAGCTGTAGATTATTTCCAGTTTAAGGCACTAAAAAGATTAGAAAATTTATATGAAGGTTTCTTAAAATATGCCCTAAAAGGAAGAAAGGCTTATGTATTCTTCTTCGGAACATTTGGCATACTTATTTTATCTTTCTTTTTAGTGGCTGTAGCGCAACCAGATGTGTTGTTTTTTCCTGAAAATGAACCAAACCAGATTATCACCTATATAGAATATCCTCAAGGAACAGATATCAAGAAAACCAACGAACTCACCAGGAAAATTGAAGAGCGAGTTTATGATGCCATTGAAAAATATCAGGACGATGATGGTTATAACTATATGGTAGAATCTGCTATTTCTCAGGTAGGTCAGGGTGCGGGGAATCCTCAAACTGATGCCGGACAAGCTAACGAGATGCCCCACAAAGGGAAAATAACCCTTTCTATGCGGGAATTTCAGAAGCGTCGAGGTGTGAAGAGTAGCGCTGTTTTGGCTGAAGTTCGGGATGCAGTAAAAGGATTTCCGGGAGCTTCGATTATTGTAGAAAAAGATGCAGCAGGTCCACCAACCGGCTATCCAATTAATATTGAATTAAGCGGAGACAATTATGAAGATATGTTGCGCGAAGCTGAAAGCATGCGAAACTTTATAGAAGGACTGAATATCGCCGGGATAGAAGAGCTAAAAATAGACGTAAATAAATCTAAACCGGAGATGGATGTTCAGGTAGATCGTGGAAAAGCAGGTCAGTTGGGGATTTCTACTTCAACAATTGGTCAAACTCTAAGAAGATCTATCTATGGAGAAGAAATTTCCACTTATAAAGAAGGAGATGATGATTATCCAATAAATGTTCGATTTGCAGATAAATACCGATACGATGAAAGTGCAATTTTCAATCAGCCGGTAACTTTCAGGAATAATAACGGGAAGCTAATACAGGTGCCTATTTCGTCATTAATCACCAAAAGCAACACTTCTTCTTTTAGTTCTATTAAACGAAAAGACCTTAAAAGGATCATTACTGTTTATTCTAATGTTTTGGGTGGATACAATCCTACCGAGATTGTAAATGAATTGAAAGATGAATTACAAAATTATGAAACTCCATCAGGTATAAATTATTCATTTACCGGTGAACAGGAAGAACAGGCAGATAATATGAGTTTCCTTCTTATGGCGCTATTTTATGCTATGGGAGGTATTCTACTAATTCTCGTGGCACAATTCAATTCCATCTCCAAACCTATAATTATCCTAATGGCGATTGTTTTAAGTTTGGCGGGGGTATTTTTAGGACTGGTAATATTCGGAATGGATTTCGTGGTGATTATGACCATGATGGGTATTATCTCCCTCGCAGGAATTGTAGTAAATAATGCCATTGTACTTATTGACTACACCCAGATCCTTATCGACCGTAGAAAGGAAGAAAAAGGTATGGAGGAAGATGAGTATCTAAGTCGCAAGGAATATTTTGAACTGGTTGCTGCAGGTGGTAGATCTCGTTTGAGACCGGTATTACTAACCGCTATTACCACAGTGTTAGGTTTAATCCCCCTGGCAGTAGGTTTAAATATTGATTTCTTTGGTCTGTTTACAGATTACGACCCGGGGATTTATATTGGAGGTGATAATGTGATTTTCTGGGGACCATTGGCCTGGACCGTAATCTTCGGGCTGATCTTCGCAACCTTCTTAACACTGGTAATTATCCCTATCATGTTCTATTTAGTTAATAGGGCCAAAATTAAATTCAGGGAAAAACGTGAATCCCGAAATAGAAAAAAAGAAGAAGAAAAAAGAAAAGAAAAAGAACTGGCAAATGCCTAA
- a CDS encoding toxin-antitoxin system YwqK family antitoxin: MKRIKNTVLAVAFLMGGVAIAQDTELKPVFEEQGNLIKGTFYYEDGSIRQEGTYKDGRLHGEWVSYNQDGKKTAIANYKNGKKDGKWFFWSETKLTEVDYENSVIASVNSWKSESLLVDRK; encoded by the coding sequence ATGAAGAGAATTAAAAATACAGTTTTGGCAGTGGCTTTCCTCATGGGAGGAGTTGCTATAGCACAAGATACAGAGCTAAAACCTGTTTTTGAAGAACAGGGAAATTTAATTAAAGGAACGTTTTATTATGAAGATGGAAGTATTAGACAGGAAGGTACGTACAAGGATGGCAGACTCCACGGAGAGTGGGTTTCTTACAACCAAGACGGTAAGAAGACAGCCATCGCGAACTACAAGAATGGCAAAAAGGACGGGAAATGGTTTTTTTGGTCTGAAACTAAACTTACCGAAGTGGACTACGAAAATAGCGTAATAGCTTCTGTAAATAGTTGGAAAAGCGAGAGTCTTTTAGTAGATCGAAAATGA
- the aspS gene encoding aspartate--tRNA ligase has product MYRSHTCGELNAQQIGNKVTLSGWVQKVRNKGFMIWVDLRDRYGLTQLIFDEERSSKKLMDKAGSLAREFVIQVEGTVIERESKNPNIATGEIEVLVEDFKILNSSKTPPFTIEDDTDGGEDLRMKYRYLDIRRNPVKNKLMFRHQVGMKVRNFLSNEGFIEIETPYLIKSTPEGARDFVVPSRMNEGQFYALPQSPQTFKQLLMVGGMDKYFQIVKCFRDEDLRADRQPEFTQIDCEMAFVDQEDILNIFESLTRHLLKDIKGVDVAEFPRMTYDDAMKKYGNDKPDIRFGMEFAELDDIAKNKGFNVFDQQELVVGIAVPGAASFTRKEIDKLISWVKRPQVGANGLVWAKYNEDGTLKSSVDKFYSQDALKNWAEATGAKPGNLILVMAGDAAKTRTQLSALRMHLGNELGLRKADEFAPLWVVDFPLLEWDEETERFHAMHHPFTSPKKEDFALLESEPGKVRANAYDLVLNGNEIGGGSIRIHDKETQSQMFKYLGFTPEEAKEQFGFLMDAFQYGAPPHGGIAFGFDRLVAILGGQESIRDFIAFPKNNSGRDVMIDAPAKLDEQQLSDLHLRLKL; this is encoded by the coding sequence ATGTACAGAAGTCATACCTGCGGTGAACTTAATGCTCAACAAATTGGTAACAAAGTAACCCTCTCCGGATGGGTTCAAAAAGTAAGAAACAAAGGGTTTATGATCTGGGTAGATCTGCGTGATCGCTACGGTTTAACTCAGTTGATATTTGACGAGGAACGTTCTTCAAAAAAACTTATGGATAAGGCCGGAAGTCTCGCCCGAGAATTTGTTATTCAGGTGGAAGGAACGGTAATTGAAAGGGAGTCCAAAAACCCCAATATCGCCACCGGTGAGATCGAAGTTCTTGTAGAAGATTTTAAAATATTAAATTCTTCCAAAACCCCTCCTTTTACTATTGAAGATGACACCGATGGTGGAGAGGATCTTAGAATGAAATACCGCTATCTGGATATTCGTCGGAATCCGGTAAAGAATAAATTGATGTTCCGCCACCAGGTAGGCATGAAAGTAAGAAATTTTCTTTCCAATGAAGGTTTCATTGAAATCGAAACTCCATATTTAATAAAATCTACTCCTGAAGGTGCTCGTGACTTTGTAGTGCCGAGCAGGATGAATGAAGGTCAGTTTTATGCCCTTCCTCAATCTCCTCAAACCTTCAAACAATTGCTGATGGTGGGTGGTATGGATAAGTATTTTCAGATTGTAAAATGTTTCCGGGATGAAGATCTTAGAGCAGACAGACAACCTGAATTCACACAGATAGACTGCGAAATGGCCTTTGTAGACCAGGAAGATATTTTAAACATTTTTGAAAGTCTTACCAGGCATTTACTAAAAGATATCAAAGGTGTTGATGTGGCAGAATTCCCAAGAATGACCTACGATGATGCCATGAAAAAATATGGAAATGACAAACCGGATATTCGTTTCGGGATGGAGTTTGCAGAATTGGATGATATCGCTAAAAATAAAGGCTTCAATGTATTCGATCAGCAGGAATTGGTGGTGGGAATTGCTGTTCCCGGAGCTGCCAGTTTTACCAGAAAAGAAATAGACAAACTTATTTCCTGGGTTAAAAGACCACAGGTTGGTGCTAACGGACTCGTTTGGGCGAAATATAATGAAGATGGAACTCTAAAGTCATCGGTAGATAAATTCTACTCCCAGGATGCTTTGAAAAATTGGGCGGAAGCCACCGGCGCAAAACCTGGCAATCTTATTTTGGTAATGGCAGGTGATGCCGCAAAAACAAGAACTCAGCTGAGCGCTCTTAGAATGCATTTAGGAAATGAGCTTGGACTAAGAAAAGCTGATGAATTTGCTCCACTATGGGTGGTAGATTTTCCACTTTTAGAATGGGATGAAGAAACTGAAAGGTTCCATGCGATGCACCATCCTTTTACCTCTCCAAAGAAAGAAGACTTTGCACTGCTGGAATCAGAACCTGGAAAAGTTAGAGCAAACGCCTATGATCTTGTGCTGAACGGGAATGAAATTGGTGGAGGCTCTATAAGAATTCACGATAAGGAAACTCAATCTCAAATGTTCAAATATCTTGGATTTACTCCAGAAGAAGCAAAAGAACAATTCGGATTCCTGATGGATGCGTTTCAGTATGGAGCACCTCCACACGGAGGAATCGCTTTTGGATTTGACAGGCTGGTTGCCATTCTTGGTGGTCAGGAAAGTATCAGGGATTTTATAGCTTTCCCTAAAAACAATTCCGGTAGGGATGTGATGATAGATGCTCCGGCAAAACTTGACGAACAACAACTTAGCGACTTACATCTTCGCTTGAAATTATAA